One Paraburkholderia sp. IMGN_8 DNA window includes the following coding sequences:
- the xseA gene encoding exodeoxyribonuclease VII large subunit, whose product MNSESPFSSSAALGGEVVVPVSVLNRAIGTMLERSFPLVWVAGEVSNFTRAASGHWYFSIKDAQAQMRCVMFRGRAQYAEFTPREGDRIEVRALVTMYEPRGELQLNVEAVRRTGQGRLYEAFLKLKAQLEAEGLFAAERKRALPAHPRAIGVVTSLQAAALRDVLTTLSRRAPHIPVIVYPAPVQGVGVSAKLAAMVDTANARREVDVLIVCRGGGSIEDLWAFNEEVLARAIAESALPVVSGVGHETDFTIADFAADVRAPTPTGAAELVSPQRVLLLRELDHRHATLARGFGRMMERRAQQLDWLARRLVSPAERLSRQRAHLQQLSVRLASAGTRPVRDARARFSLLQMRWQRWRPDLAAHQAKLKSLAQRLDNALLRQHERQTARIATLAARLEVLSPRRTLERGYAAVLDAQSGRAVRTPASLKPGRRLTVHLAEGSADIALADVQPRLTEGF is encoded by the coding sequence ATGAATTCCGAAAGCCCTTTTTCGTCGTCGGCCGCACTCGGCGGTGAGGTCGTCGTTCCCGTTTCCGTCCTCAATCGCGCGATCGGCACGATGCTTGAACGCTCGTTTCCGCTCGTCTGGGTGGCCGGCGAAGTGTCGAACTTCACCCGCGCCGCAAGTGGCCATTGGTATTTCTCGATCAAGGATGCGCAGGCGCAGATGCGTTGCGTGATGTTCCGTGGTCGAGCGCAATACGCCGAATTCACGCCGCGCGAAGGCGACCGCATTGAAGTGCGCGCGCTGGTGACGATGTACGAGCCGCGTGGCGAGTTGCAACTGAATGTCGAAGCGGTGCGCCGCACGGGGCAGGGGCGTCTCTACGAAGCGTTTCTCAAGCTGAAAGCGCAGCTTGAAGCGGAGGGCCTGTTTGCCGCTGAACGCAAGCGCGCGTTGCCGGCCCATCCGCGCGCGATCGGTGTCGTGACGTCGTTGCAAGCCGCCGCGTTGCGCGATGTCTTGACCACCCTGAGCCGCCGCGCGCCGCATATTCCGGTGATCGTTTATCCGGCGCCGGTGCAGGGCGTGGGCGTCAGCGCGAAACTCGCCGCGATGGTCGATACAGCGAACGCCCGGCGCGAAGTCGACGTGCTGATCGTGTGCCGCGGCGGCGGGTCGATCGAAGACCTGTGGGCGTTCAACGAAGAAGTACTCGCTCGCGCCATTGCGGAAAGCGCGCTGCCGGTGGTGAGCGGCGTCGGTCACGAAACCGATTTCACGATTGCCGATTTTGCCGCCGACGTGCGCGCGCCGACGCCGACCGGCGCCGCCGAACTCGTCAGTCCACAGCGCGTTTTGTTGCTGCGTGAACTCGATCACCGGCATGCGACGCTTGCACGCGGCTTCGGCCGGATGATGGAGCGGCGCGCACAACAACTCGACTGGCTCGCGCGCCGGTTGGTGTCGCCGGCCGAGCGGCTCTCACGGCAGCGTGCGCACCTGCAGCAACTGAGCGTACGGCTCGCGTCGGCGGGCACGCGCCCGGTGCGCGACGCACGCGCGCGTTTTTCGCTGCTGCAGATGCGCTGGCAACGCTGGCGTCCCGATCTTGCTGCGCATCAGGCGAAACTGAAGAGTCTCGCGCAGCGTCTCGACAATGCATTGTTACGCCAGCATGAACGTCAGACCGCTCGTATCGCGACGCTCGCCGCGCGGCTCGAAGTACTGAGTCCGCGGCGCACGCTGGAACGCGGCTATGCCGCGGTGCTCGATGCGCAGAGCGGCCGTGCGGTGCGCACGCCGGCGTCGTTGAAACCCGGGCGGCGTCTCACGGTGCATCTCGCCGAGGGCTCCGCGGACATTGCACTCGCCGATGTGCAACCGCGTCTTACCGAGGGTTTCTGA
- the kdsB gene encoding 3-deoxy-manno-octulosonate cytidylyltransferase, whose protein sequence is MTNATTSPFIAVVPARLASTRLPNKPLADIGGKPMVVRVAERARESGAQQVLIASDAQAVLDVAREHGFEAVLTRADHPSGTDRLAEVAAQFGWSDDTIVVNVQGDEPLIDPALVCGVASHLATSSGCAIATAAHPITDPAEIFNPNVVKVVLDARGVALYFSRAPIPWARDAYQPYWPNVATMPAPPASAAVHRHIGLYAYRAQFLRTYPSLAISPIEQAEALEQLRAMWHGERIAVLVTQDAPLPGVDTPADLARVQALFGA, encoded by the coding sequence ATGACCAACGCCACCACTTCCCCGTTCATCGCCGTCGTGCCCGCCCGGCTCGCCTCGACGCGTCTGCCCAACAAGCCGCTCGCCGACATCGGCGGCAAACCGATGGTGGTGCGGGTCGCCGAGCGCGCGCGCGAATCGGGCGCGCAACAGGTGCTGATCGCCTCCGACGCGCAAGCGGTGCTCGACGTGGCCCGCGAGCACGGCTTCGAAGCCGTCTTGACGCGCGCCGATCATCCGTCGGGCACCGACCGTCTCGCGGAAGTGGCAGCGCAGTTCGGCTGGAGCGACGACACGATCGTCGTGAACGTGCAGGGCGACGAACCGCTGATCGACCCCGCGCTGGTATGCGGCGTTGCGTCGCACCTCGCGACCAGTAGCGGCTGTGCTATTGCCACCGCGGCGCATCCGATCACGGACCCCGCCGAAATCTTCAATCCGAACGTCGTCAAGGTCGTGCTCGATGCGCGCGGCGTCGCGCTGTACTTCTCGCGCGCGCCGATTCCGTGGGCACGCGACGCGTATCAGCCGTATTGGCCCAATGTGGCCACGATGCCCGCACCGCCTGCATCCGCGGCCGTCCACCGGCATATCGGCCTGTACGCATATCGCGCCCAATTCCTGCGCACTTACCCGAGTCTCGCGATCTCGCCGATCGAGCAGGCCGAAGCGCTCGAACAACTGCGCGCGATGTGGCATGGCGAGCGCATCGCGGTGCTCGTCACCCAGGACGCGCCGCTGCCCGGCGTCGACACACCCGCCGATCTGGCGCGCGTGCAGGCTTTATTCGGGGCTTGA
- the sodB gene encoding superoxide dismutase [Fe] — MEHTLPPLPFAKNALAPHMSEETLEFHYGKHHQTYVTNLNNLIKGTEFENLSLEEIVKKASGGLFNNAAQVWNHTFFWNSLSPQGGGAPSGALADAINAKWGSFDKFKEEFAKTAIGTFGSGWAWLVKKADGSLDLVSTSNAATPLTTDAKALLTIDVWEHAYYIDYRNARPKFVEAYWNIVNWAFAEKNFA, encoded by the coding sequence ATGGAACATACGCTCCCGCCGCTGCCGTTCGCGAAAAACGCACTCGCTCCGCATATGTCGGAAGAGACGCTCGAGTTTCACTACGGCAAGCACCACCAGACCTATGTGACTAACCTGAACAATCTGATCAAGGGCACGGAGTTCGAAAACCTGTCGCTCGAAGAAATCGTCAAGAAAGCATCGGGCGGTCTCTTCAACAATGCAGCTCAAGTGTGGAACCACACGTTCTTCTGGAACAGCCTGTCGCCGCAAGGTGGCGGTGCTCCGAGCGGCGCACTCGCTGACGCGATCAACGCCAAGTGGGGTTCGTTCGACAAGTTCAAGGAAGAATTCGCCAAGACCGCAATCGGCACGTTCGGCTCGGGTTGGGCATGGCTGGTGAAGAAGGCCGACGGTTCGCTCGACCTGGTGTCGACGAGCAATGCTGCTACGCCGCTGACCACGGACGCCAAGGCACTGCTTACGATCGACGTGTGGGAACACGCGTACTACATCGACTATCGCAATGCGCGTCCGAAGTTCGTCGAAGCGTACTGGAACATCGTGAACTGGGCATTCGCCGAGAAGAATTTCGCGTGA
- the lpxK gene encoding tetraacyldisaccharide 4'-kinase, with the protein MSDLNNRLEARLTREWQQRGPLAWALTPFACAFGAIAAARRTAFSLGWLKSVRVGVPVVVVGNVTVGGTGKTPTVIALVEALRAAGFTPGVVSRGYGARVKTPTPVTSASAASVGGDEPLLIARRTGAPVWVCPDRVAAAQALCAAHREVDVIVSDDGLQHYRLARDAELVVFDHRLGGNGFLLPAGPLREPLSRRRDATLINDPYARSLPAWPNTFALQLAPADAWHLDNPALRRPLAQFSGDRVLAAAGIGAPERFFATLRAAGLTPSTRALPDHYAFERNPFTDVDADAILITEKDAVKLGSWHDARIWVVPVEAALDHRLIALVVEKIRGRSPA; encoded by the coding sequence ATGAGCGATCTGAACAACCGTCTCGAAGCTCGCCTAACACGCGAATGGCAGCAGCGCGGCCCGCTCGCGTGGGCGTTGACGCCCTTCGCGTGCGCGTTCGGCGCGATTGCCGCCGCACGCCGCACCGCCTTCTCGCTCGGCTGGTTGAAATCGGTGCGCGTCGGCGTGCCGGTGGTGGTGGTCGGCAACGTGACCGTGGGCGGCACCGGCAAGACGCCGACCGTGATCGCGCTGGTGGAAGCGTTGCGCGCGGCCGGCTTTACGCCCGGCGTGGTGTCACGTGGCTACGGCGCGCGCGTCAAGACGCCGACGCCGGTCACGTCCGCGTCGGCGGCGAGCGTCGGCGGCGACGAACCATTGCTGATCGCACGCCGCACCGGCGCACCGGTGTGGGTCTGCCCGGACCGCGTCGCAGCCGCCCAGGCGCTGTGCGCCGCGCATCGCGAGGTCGACGTGATCGTCAGCGACGACGGCTTGCAGCATTACCGACTCGCACGCGACGCCGAACTGGTGGTCTTCGATCATCGGCTCGGCGGCAATGGTTTTCTGCTGCCGGCCGGCCCGCTGCGCGAGCCGCTGTCGCGCCGCCGCGATGCGACGCTGATCAACGATCCGTATGCACGCTCGCTGCCCGCGTGGCCGAACACCTTCGCGCTGCAACTCGCGCCCGCAGATGCCTGGCACCTCGACAATCCGGCTCTGCGCCGGCCTCTCGCGCAGTTCAGCGGCGATCGCGTGCTGGCGGCCGCCGGCATCGGTGCGCCGGAGCGCTTTTTCGCGACGCTGCGCGCCGCCGGTCTCACGCCCTCTACCCGCGCATTGCCGGACCACTACGCGTTCGAGCGCAATCCTTTTACAGACGTGGACGCCGATGCCATCCTGATAACGGAAAAGGATGCGGTAAAATTAGGGTCCTGGCACGATGCGCGCATCTGGGTTGTCCCGGTCGAAGCCGCGCTCGATCATCGCCTCATTGCATTAGTTGTGGAGAAAATCCGTGGACGCTCGCCTGCTTGA
- the rpsT gene encoding 30S ribosomal protein S20, whose translation MANSAQARKRARQAAKANSHNSALRSKFRTAIKAVRKAIDAGDKAKAAEIFQASSKTIDIIADKKIVHKNKAARHKSRLAAALKGLQASAAQ comes from the coding sequence ATGGCTAACTCCGCACAAGCACGCAAGCGCGCCCGCCAGGCCGCCAAGGCAAACTCGCACAACTCGGCACTGCGCTCGAAGTTCCGCACGGCTATCAAGGCTGTTCGCAAGGCGATCGACGCCGGCGACAAGGCTAAGGCCGCTGAAATCTTCCAGGCGTCGTCGAAGACCATCGACATCATCGCCGACAAGAAAATCGTGCACAAGAACAAGGCAGCTCGCCATAAGAGCCGCCTCGCTGCAGCCCTTAAGGGTCTGCAAGCGTCCGCAGCGCAGTAA
- the argF gene encoding ornithine carbamoyltransferase, translating to MTAKKIRHYLQFKDFSLEDYEYVLERARILKRKFKNYETYHPLHDRTLAMIFEKNSTRTRLSFEAGIFQLGGHAVFMSTRDTQLGRGEPIEDAAQVISRMVDIIMIRTFGQDILQRFAENSRVPVINGLTNEYHPCQVLADIFTYFEHRGPIRDKTVAWVGDANNMLYTWIEAAQILGFKLRLSTPPGYKLDHALVAAGSAPFYQEFDDPNEACAGADLVTTDVWTSMGFEAENEARKKAFADFCVDAEMMARANPDALFMHCLPAHRGEEVSAEVIDGPQSVVWDEAENRLHVQKALMEYLLLGKLNH from the coding sequence ATGACCGCCAAGAAAATTCGCCACTACCTGCAGTTCAAGGATTTCTCGCTGGAAGACTACGAGTACGTGCTGGAACGCGCGCGCATTCTGAAACGCAAATTCAAGAACTACGAGACTTACCATCCGCTGCACGACCGCACGCTTGCGATGATCTTCGAGAAAAACTCGACGCGCACGCGCCTGTCGTTCGAAGCCGGCATCTTCCAGCTGGGCGGCCACGCCGTGTTCATGAGCACGCGCGACACGCAACTCGGCCGCGGCGAACCGATCGAAGACGCAGCGCAAGTGATCTCGCGCATGGTCGACATCATCATGATCCGCACGTTCGGCCAGGACATCCTCCAGCGCTTCGCCGAGAATTCACGCGTGCCTGTGATCAACGGGCTGACCAACGAATATCACCCGTGCCAGGTGCTGGCGGACATTTTCACGTACTTCGAGCATCGCGGGCCGATTCGCGACAAGACGGTCGCATGGGTCGGCGACGCCAACAACATGCTGTACACGTGGATTGAAGCCGCGCAGATTCTCGGCTTCAAGCTGCGCCTGTCCACACCGCCGGGCTACAAGCTCGACCACGCGCTGGTCGCCGCCGGGAGCGCGCCCTTCTATCAGGAATTCGACGATCCGAACGAAGCCTGTGCGGGCGCCGATCTGGTCACCACAGACGTGTGGACCAGCATGGGCTTCGAAGCCGAAAACGAAGCACGCAAGAAAGCGTTCGCGGACTTTTGCGTCGATGCCGAAATGATGGCGCGCGCGAATCCGGATGCGCTCTTCATGCACTGCCTGCCTGCCCACCGCGGCGAGGAAGTCAGCGCGGAAGTCATCGACGGTCCGCAAAGCGTCGTGTGGGACGAGGCGGAAAACCGTCTGCACGTGCAAAAGGCGTTGATGGAATATCTGCTGCTCGGCAAGCTGAATCACTAA
- the murJ gene encoding murein biosynthesis integral membrane protein MurJ: MNLFRALLTVSGFTLLSRVTGLARETLIARAFGASQFTDAFYVAFRIPNLLRRISAEGAFSQAFVPILAEFKNQQGHDATKALVDATSTVLAWALAILSVIGVVGASGVVFVVASGLAHEGQAYALAVTMTRIMFPYIIFISLTSLASSVLNTYKNFSLPAFAPVLLNVAFIVAAVFVAPYLQTPVYALAWAVIAGGVLQFAVQLPGLKKIDMLPRIGLDPLRALAHRGVKRVLSKMVPAMFAVSVAQISLIINTNIASRIGPGAVSWINYADRLMEFPTALLGVALGTILLPSLSKAHVDADPHEYSSLLDWGLRITFLLAAPSAIALFFFAEPLTATLFHYGKFDGHAVVMVGRALAAYGIGLIGLILIKILAPGFYAKQDIKTPVKIGIGVLIVTQLSNYLFVPIFAHAGLTLSVGLGACVNALLLFLGLRKRGIYMPSKGWLKFFVQLLGACLVLAGTMHWLAISFDWVGMHSRPVDRIVLLGACLVLFAALYFGMLWLMGFKYAYFKRRVK, translated from the coding sequence ATGAATCTATTCCGAGCCCTGCTGACGGTCAGCGGCTTCACGCTGCTGTCGCGCGTGACCGGACTGGCCCGCGAAACGCTGATCGCTCGTGCGTTCGGTGCCAGTCAATTCACTGACGCGTTCTACGTCGCCTTCCGTATTCCAAACCTGCTGCGCCGCATTTCCGCCGAAGGCGCGTTCTCGCAGGCCTTCGTGCCGATTCTCGCCGAGTTCAAGAACCAGCAGGGACACGACGCTACCAAGGCGCTCGTCGACGCCACCTCGACCGTGCTCGCCTGGGCGCTGGCGATCCTGTCGGTGATCGGTGTGGTGGGGGCGTCGGGCGTGGTGTTCGTCGTCGCGTCCGGTCTGGCGCATGAGGGTCAGGCGTACGCGCTTGCCGTCACGATGACGCGCATCATGTTCCCGTACATCATCTTCATCTCGCTGACGTCGCTGGCGTCGAGCGTGTTGAACACGTACAAGAACTTTTCGCTGCCGGCTTTCGCGCCGGTGCTGCTGAACGTCGCGTTCATCGTTGCGGCGGTGTTCGTCGCGCCGTATCTGCAAACGCCGGTCTACGCGCTTGCGTGGGCGGTGATCGCGGGCGGTGTGCTGCAGTTCGCCGTGCAGTTGCCGGGTCTGAAAAAGATCGACATGCTGCCGCGCATCGGTCTCGATCCGCTGCGGGCGCTCGCGCATCGCGGCGTGAAGCGCGTGCTCTCGAAGATGGTGCCGGCGATGTTCGCCGTGTCGGTCGCGCAGATCAGCCTGATTATCAACACCAATATTGCGTCGCGGATCGGTCCGGGCGCGGTCTCGTGGATCAACTACGCTGACCGCCTGATGGAGTTTCCGACCGCGCTGCTGGGTGTCGCACTCGGCACGATTTTGCTGCCGAGCCTGTCGAAAGCGCACGTCGATGCCGATCCGCACGAATATTCGTCGCTGCTCGACTGGGGCCTGCGCATCACCTTCCTGCTGGCCGCGCCGAGTGCGATCGCGCTGTTTTTCTTCGCCGAACCGCTCACCGCGACGCTGTTTCACTACGGCAAGTTCGACGGCCACGCGGTGGTGATGGTCGGCCGCGCGTTGGCGGCATACGGCATCGGGCTGATCGGCCTGATTCTCATCAAGATCCTCGCGCCCGGTTTTTACGCGAAGCAGGACATCAAGACGCCGGTGAAGATCGGTATCGGCGTGCTGATCGTCACGCAGTTGAGCAACTACCTGTTCGTGCCGATTTTCGCGCATGCAGGCTTGACGCTGAGCGTCGGGTTGGGCGCGTGCGTCAACGCGCTGTTGCTGTTCCTTGGTTTGCGCAAGCGCGGCATTTATATGCCGTCGAAGGGCTGGCTGAAGTTCTTCGTGCAATTGCTCGGCGCGTGCCTCGTGCTCGCCGGCACGATGCATTGGCTGGCGATCAGCTTCGACTGGGTCGGCATGCATAGCCGGCCGGTCGACCGCATCGTCTTGCTGGGCGCGTGCCTCGTGCTGTTTGCCGCGCTATATTTCGGTATGCTTTGGCTGATGGGCTTCAAGTACGCGTATTTCAAAAGGCGAGTGAAGTGA
- a CDS encoding 3-hydroxyacyl-CoA dehydrogenase, with the protein MEIRDNVFLITGGASGLGAATASLFVENGGKVVLADLNQDAGEALAKELGGVFVKCDVSREEDATQAVEAATKLGTLRGLVNCAGVAPAIKTVGKDGPHPLDSFARTISINLIGTFNMIRLAAAAMSKNEPNANGERGVIINTASVAAYDGQIGQAAYAASKAGVVGMTLPIARDLSRNAIRVMTIAPGIFETPMLLGMPQEVQDALGAMVPFPPRLGKPAEYAMLAKQIFDNPMLNGEVIRLDGAIRMQPK; encoded by the coding sequence ATGGAGATTCGTGACAACGTATTCCTGATCACCGGCGGTGCGTCCGGCCTCGGCGCCGCTACCGCGAGCCTGTTCGTCGAAAACGGCGGCAAGGTGGTGCTAGCCGATCTGAACCAGGATGCAGGTGAAGCGCTCGCGAAAGAGCTCGGCGGCGTGTTCGTCAAATGCGACGTGAGCCGCGAAGAAGACGCAACGCAAGCGGTCGAAGCTGCCACGAAACTCGGCACGCTGCGCGGCCTCGTCAACTGCGCGGGTGTCGCGCCGGCCATCAAGACGGTCGGCAAGGATGGTCCGCATCCGCTCGATTCGTTCGCGCGCACCATCTCAATCAACCTGATCGGCACCTTCAACATGATCCGGCTCGCCGCCGCGGCAATGTCGAAGAACGAACCGAACGCGAATGGCGAGCGTGGCGTGATCATCAACACGGCGTCGGTGGCCGCGTATGACGGCCAGATCGGCCAGGCGGCTTACGCGGCGTCGAAAGCCGGCGTGGTCGGCATGACGCTGCCGATCGCGCGCGACCTGTCGCGCAATGCGATCCGCGTGATGACAATTGCACCGGGCATCTTCGAAACGCCGATGCTGCTCGGCATGCCGCAGGAAGTGCAGGACGCGCTCGGCGCAATGGTGCCGTTCCCGCCGCGCCTGGGCAAACCGGCGGAATATGCGATGCTGGCCAAGCAGATTTTCGACAATCCGATGCTCAACGGCGAAGTGATTCGTCTGGACGGCGCGATCCGCATGCAGCCCAAGTAA
- a CDS encoding SirB1 family protein, which translates to MMRVLDYFSTLVAEDDSLPLTEAALSLAQDAYPDLDLQGTLAEIDELVVRLRRRMPDDADIRQKVGILNRFFFRELGFASNLNDYYDPDNSHLNAVLKRRRGIPISLAVLYLEMAEQIGIPVRGVSFPGHFLLRVTTPDGDVMLDPTSGHSLSESEMVEMLEPYVASAGESVGRALRMLLQPATRREIIARMLRNLKSTYLQTERWQRLLAVQQRLVILLPESIEEVRDRGFAYARLDYLRPALEDLERYLGDRPDAEDATVVESQLHELRQRTQHNDRD; encoded by the coding sequence ATGATGCGAGTTCTCGACTATTTCAGCACGCTCGTCGCCGAGGACGATAGCCTGCCGCTGACCGAGGCGGCGCTTTCGCTCGCGCAAGATGCTTATCCCGACCTCGATCTGCAAGGCACCTTGGCCGAGATCGACGAGCTGGTGGTGCGTCTTCGGCGCCGTATGCCGGACGACGCCGATATCAGGCAAAAGGTCGGCATCCTTAACCGGTTTTTCTTCCGCGAGCTGGGTTTCGCCAGCAACCTCAACGATTATTACGATCCCGACAACAGCCACCTGAACGCGGTGCTGAAACGTCGCCGCGGCATTCCGATTTCGCTGGCGGTGCTATATCTGGAGATGGCCGAGCAGATCGGCATCCCGGTGCGCGGCGTGTCGTTTCCCGGCCACTTTCTGCTGCGCGTGACCACACCCGATGGCGACGTGATGCTCGATCCGACCAGCGGCCATTCGCTCTCCGAATCGGAGATGGTGGAAATGCTGGAGCCGTATGTGGCGTCGGCGGGCGAGTCGGTGGGCAGGGCGTTGCGCATGCTGCTGCAACCGGCAACGCGTCGCGAGATCATTGCCCGCATGCTGCGCAATCTGAAATCCACTTATCTTCAGACGGAACGTTGGCAGCGCCTACTGGCGGTGCAGCAGCGTCTCGTGATCCTGTTGCCGGAAAGTATCGAAGAAGTGCGCGACCGTGGCTTCGCCTATGCGCGGCTCGATTATCTGCGCCCGGCACTCGAGGATCTCGAGCGATATCTCGGCGACCGGCCGGATGCCGAAGACGCGACTGTGGTGGAGTCGCAGTTGCACGAGTTGCGTCAACGCACCCAGCACAACGATCGCGACTGA
- a CDS encoding DUF3579 domain-containing protein, which yields MAEAAPTEYFIQGITSTGKKFRPSDWSERLAGVMSCFGPGPGGKGPNAYLQYSLYVRPTMLGDLKCVILDSRLRDIEPMAFDFVLNFAKDNDLVVTEACELPPEHGTQQPRNTR from the coding sequence ATGGCCGAAGCAGCTCCAACCGAATATTTCATTCAGGGCATCACGTCGACCGGAAAAAAGTTTCGACCGAGCGACTGGTCGGAGCGGCTCGCAGGCGTGATGTCATGCTTCGGTCCCGGCCCGGGCGGCAAGGGGCCGAACGCCTACCTGCAATACTCGCTGTACGTCCGGCCCACCATGCTCGGCGACCTCAAATGCGTGATTCTCGATTCGCGCTTGCGCGACATCGAACCGATGGCCTTCGATTTCGTCCTGAACTTCGCGAAAGACAATGATCTCGTCGTGACCGAGGCGTGTGAGTTGCCACCTGAGCACGGCACGCAACAACCCAGGAACACGCGTTAA
- a CDS encoding Trm112 family protein: MDARLLEILVCPICKGPLSYDRAAQELICNADKLAYPIRDGIPVMLVDEARQTVEGTPVDLNPGSVA; encoded by the coding sequence GTGGACGCTCGCCTGCTTGAAATTCTCGTCTGCCCAATCTGCAAGGGTCCGCTCAGCTACGACCGTGCGGCGCAGGAACTGATCTGCAACGCCGACAAGCTCGCCTATCCGATCCGCGACGGTATTCCCGTGATGCTCGTGGACGAAGCGCGGCAAACCGTTGAAGGCACGCCCGTCGACCTGAATCCGGGCTCCGTCGCCTGA
- the adk gene encoding adenylate kinase → MRLILLGAPGAGKGTQANFIKEKFGIPQISTGDMLRAAVKAGTPLGIEAKRFMDAGELVTDELIINLVKERLQQPDCANGYLFDGFPRTIPQAEAMKQAGVAIDYVLEIDVPFDEIIVRMSGRRSHAASGRTYHVKFNPPKVEGVDDVTGEPLIQRDDDKEETVKKRLDVYVAQTKPLIEYYNNWAKNGDPSSPLKAPQYRRISGLGTVEEIRARAFDALK, encoded by the coding sequence ATGCGTTTGATCCTTTTGGGTGCTCCTGGAGCGGGTAAGGGCACTCAGGCAAACTTCATCAAGGAAAAGTTCGGCATTCCGCAAATTTCCACCGGCGACATGCTGCGTGCGGCCGTCAAGGCAGGCACGCCGCTCGGCATCGAGGCAAAGCGCTTCATGGATGCCGGCGAACTGGTCACGGACGAGCTGATCATCAACCTGGTAAAGGAACGCCTGCAGCAGCCGGACTGCGCGAACGGTTATCTGTTCGACGGTTTTCCGCGCACGATCCCGCAAGCTGAAGCGATGAAGCAGGCCGGCGTCGCGATCGACTACGTGCTGGAAATCGACGTGCCGTTCGACGAGATCATCGTGCGTATGAGCGGCCGCCGCTCGCACGCCGCGTCGGGCCGCACGTACCACGTCAAGTTCAACCCGCCGAAGGTCGAAGGCGTGGACGACGTGACGGGCGAGCCGCTGATCCAGCGCGATGACGACAAGGAAGAAACGGTCAAGAAGCGTCTGGACGTGTACGTTGCGCAGACCAAGCCGCTGATCGAGTACTACAACAACTGGGCGAAGAACGGCGACCCGTCGTCGCCGCTGAAGGCGCCGCAGTACCGGCGCATTTCGGGCCTCGGCACAGTCGAAGAAATTCGCGCCCGCGCGTTCGATGCATTGAAGTAA